The stretch of DNA CGTCTACGACCTCCTGGGCCGCGACATACGATCGATCCTGGACGCCTCGCTCCCCGCCGGTACCCATTCGGCTGAGTGGGACGGCACCGATGCCGCCGGCCGGCGGGTGTCCGAGGGGGCGTATGTCGTCCGCCTGCGCGTGGATGGAGCCGCCGTGGAGAGTCGGGTGAGCATTCGGAGGTGACACGCGCTCTCAAGCCGCACGTGACTTTTGTTTCCAACCGATATGAGCTACGCCGCAAATCGCTCCACCTTAATGTTATCTTCCACGTGCGCCAGATCGTACGCGTTCTGAAGCCGCAACCACATTTCTGGCGTGCTACCGAACGCCATTGAAAGCCGAACCGCCATGTCGGGCGAGACGCCGTTTTTCCCATTAATCAAGCGCGACAACGTGTTGCGCGTAACCCCGAGGCCGCGAGCCACTTCTGATATGGATAAGCCGAGCGGCTTGATACAATCTTCGAGGAGGTACTCACCGGGATGCGGCGGATGCGTGCTAGTCATAGGTAACTCCCTTAATGGTAA from Rhodothermales bacterium encodes:
- a CDS encoding HigA family addiction module antitoxin; protein product: MTSTHPPHPGEYLLEDCIKPLGLSISEVARGLGVTRNTLSRLINGKNGVSPDMAVRLSMAFGSTPEMWLRLQNAYDLAHVEDNIKVERFAA